The Myxococcota bacterium sequence GGTAGAAGTCGCGGCGGTAGCGCCGGTGGTTCATGCGGATGCGGCCGCGGCGCGTGAACAGCGTGGCCGAGCGCGCATAGCGGGTGGGAATCACGCAGTCGAACATGTCCATGCCGCGCTCCACCGACTCGACCAGGTCCTCGGGCAGGCCGACGCCCATGAGATAGCGCGGCTTGTCGGCCGGCAGGAGCGGCGCGGTGAAGCCCACGATGCGCTTCAGCTCCTCGAGCCCCTCGCCCACCGAGACACCGCCGATCGCGTAGCCCGGCGCCGGGAACTTCGCCGTCTCGCGCGCCGAGCGCTCGCGCTCGGGGAGATAGACGGAGCCCTGCACGATCGGGAACAGCGCCTGGTCGGAGCCCTCGTGCGCGCGCCCGCAGCGCTCCAGCCAGCGCAGGGAGTGGTCGACGCCGCGGCGCGCGAGCTCGGGCGTGGCCGGGTACGGCGTGCACTCGTCGAAGGCCATGATGATGTCGGCGCCGAGTGAGTGCTGGATCTCGATCGAGCGCTCGGGCGTGAGCAGCAGCTCGGAGCCGTCGATCTCGTTCTTGAAGCGCACGCCCTCGGCCGAGATCTCCTTGTGCTTCAGGCTGAACACCTGGAAGCCGCCGGAGTCGGTCAGGATCGGCCCGCTCCAGGCCATGAAGTCGTGCAGCCCGCCCGCGCGCTTCACGAGCTCGGGCCCGGGCCGCAGCAACAGGTGGTAGGTGTTGGCGAGCAGGATGCGCGCGCCGGTGGCCGCGACCTGCTCGGGAGTCATCGCGCGCACCGCGGCGTGCGTGCCCACGGGCATGAA is a genomic window containing:
- the tgt gene encoding tRNA guanosine(34) transglycosylase Tgt; this translates as MTAAFEITAIDPRTKARAGRLRTAHGVVETPVFMPVGTHAAVRAMTPEQVAATGARILLANTYHLLLRPGPELVKRAGGLHDFMAWSGPILTDSGGFQVFSLKHKEISAEGVRFKNEIDGSELLLTPERSIEIQHSLGADIIMAFDECTPYPATPELARRGVDHSLRWLERCGRAHEGSDQALFPIVQGSVYLPERERSARETAKFPAPGYAIGGVSVGEGLEELKRIVGFTAPLLPADKPRYLMGVGLPEDLVESVERGMDMFDCVIPTRYARSATLFTRRGRIRMNHRRYRRDFYPIDTSCDCYACKTFTRAYVHHLYAANEILGTILGAIHNVRFYERLMADMRPAIVAGEFGEWKRAFYADYGTPGADPESGANE